A window of the Streptococcus sp. 116-D4 genome harbors these coding sequences:
- a CDS encoding N-acetylmuramoyl-L-alanine amidase family protein, with the protein MATGWAKVDGVWYYLNTSGAMVTGWFQAGGKWYYAYSSGALAVNTTINGYTLNANGEWV; encoded by the coding sequence ATGGCTACTGGTTGGGCAAAAGTAGATGGTGTCTGGTACTATCTAAATACTTCTGGTGCTATGGTGACTGGTTGGTTCCAAGCAGGTGGCAAGTGGTATTATGCCTATAGTTCAGGCGCTCTTGCAGTAAATACAACGATTAATGGCTACACTCTAAATGCAAATGGTGAGTGGGTGTAA
- a CDS encoding N-acetylmuramoyl-L-alanine amidase family protein has product MKAKHILAVGAAGVTLLGASTLLASISDELTVYASQKTDENPNPENFRSTQWRYRDKSNLPLTFKYAEKYSGEPGEFAEFTYVKSYSDGGVWVHEFALKAGATPPASNDNTYVNTNSTGRNNTDHVDYSDSNSSTNQKNEYKWLTVDGKPQLYINNNLATGWQKVDGKIYYFDDKGVMKTGILELKDKRYYFDEDGVMKSGWVNEGGKDYYITDDGSKPTTIIAKGEKIYYVKEGIQQTGLQQIDKKWYYLLADGSRKTGLVQDTNKKWYYITNDGERKVGLVKDSDGTYHYLTPEGERKTGSITINGVTYRLADRSSSKPGWNKIDGKWYYYDAEDNMKTGWIKDGSWYYLDASGVMKTGWQKVDGVWYYLNGSGAMQTGWLNQDGTWYYLNGSGAMQTGWAKVGGTWYYLKGSGAMVTGWFQVGGKWYYAYSSGALAVSTTVNGYYVNANGEWV; this is encoded by the coding sequence ATGAAAGCAAAACATATCTTAGCAGTGGGGGCTGCAGGGGTAACATTACTTGGAGCTAGTACTTTATTAGCTTCAATTTCAGATGAACTAACAGTTTATGCTAGTCAAAAGACGGATGAAAATCCTAATCCAGAAAACTTTCGTAGTACACAATGGAGATATAGAGATAAATCTAATCTTCCATTAACTTTCAAATATGCTGAGAAATACTCAGGTGAACCAGGAGAATTTGCAGAATTTACCTATGTAAAAAGTTATTCGGATGGAGGTGTTTGGGTTCATGAGTTTGCTTTAAAAGCCGGTGCAACACCTCCAGCTTCGAATGATAACACATATGTTAATACAAATAGTACTGGTAGAAATAATACGGATCATGTAGACTATTCTGATTCTAACTCATCAACTAACCAAAAAAATGAGTACAAATGGTTAACTGTTGATGGGAAACCTCAACTTTATATTAATAATAATTTAGCTACAGGATGGCAAAAAGTTGATGGAAAAATCTATTATTTTGATGACAAAGGAGTCATGAAAACAGGAATCCTCGAACTCAAAGATAAACGCTATTACTTTGATGAAGATGGTGTAATGAAATCTGGTTGGGTCAATGAAGGTGGTAAGGATTACTATATTACTGATGATGGTTCTAAACCAACTACTATCATTGCAAAAGGTGAGAAGATTTACTACGTTAAAGAGGGGATTCAACAAACAGGTCTTCAACAGATTGATAAGAAGTGGTATTATTTATTGGCAGACGGTAGCCGTAAAACAGGTCTCGTTCAAGATACAAATAAGAAATGGTACTATATTACAAATGATGGCGAACGTAAAGTTGGTCTCGTAAAAGATAGTGACGGTACTTACCATTATCTTACTCCAGAAGGTGAACGTAAAACAGGTTCTATTACTATCAACGGTGTGACTTATCGTTTAGCGGATCGTTCAAGTAGCAAGCCAGGATGGAATAAAATTGATGGCAAATGGTACTATTATGATGCGGAAGATAACATGAAGACAGGTTGGATTAAAGATGGCTCATGGTACTACTTGGATGCTTCTGGTGTAATGAAGACAGGTTGGCAAAAAGTTGATGGGGTATGGTATTATCTCAATGGTTCAGGTGCTATGCAGACAGGTTGGTTGAACCAAGATGGTACTTGGTACTACCTCAATGGTTCAGGTGCTATGCAAACTGGCTGGGCTAAAGTTGGTGGTACTTGGTATTACCTTAAAGGCTCAGGTGCTATGGTAACTGGTTGGTTCCAAGTAGGTGGTAAATGGTACTATGCCTATAGTTCAGGTGCCCTTGCAGTAAGCACTACAGTTAACGGTTACTATGTAAATGCCAATGGTGAGTGGGTGTAA
- a CDS encoding LPXTG cell wall anchor domain-containing protein, producing MDKKKLFTASLASVAVLGAGFFASHPSVVKAEETAPAEVTKEDVAAYFTDLENQAEEAINKNDKITDKEAAILEAKAAIGKEDLLKAIDEKQITPDEVLKDLAEASKTESDEAEPGKYGANYAPQEVTNKKPAPEATLVRNEKGEVIGVEPGKNGGIDADAQDKINKRLDEEKTDVKDAEERLTAAKHDEKEAESNREEAKAKVESAKENVKAAQEELAAAKEAKDETAIKEAEATLKQAEKEAEEAKAALEQADEDYYSYVADREAEEVRVLRRQIEKDKADGKDTKALEEELDIALNGVKPLVQPELPLYVESEQPKQEQPKLPNNGGPYPGDRYIINKSAGTKATTPAEAPAATPAAPGTDASATTPAEAPAATPAAPGTDASATSTAETPATPAVAPTVAGTNKDNTYQAPAAKAEDKKELPNTGGKDNVAVASLGFLGLLLGALPFVKRKN from the coding sequence ATGGATAAGAAAAAACTTTTCACTGCTAGCTTGGCTAGTGTAGCTGTTCTGGGAGCAGGTTTCTTTGCTTCTCACCCGTCAGTTGTAAAAGCTGAAGAAACAGCTCCAGCTGAAGTAACTAAAGAGGACGTTGCTGCTTATTTTACAGATTTAGAAAATCAAGCTGAAGAAGCTATTAATAAAAATGATAAAATTACTGATAAAGAAGCAGCAATCTTAGAAGCTAAAGCAGCTATCGGTAAAGAGGATTTATTAAAAGCTATTGATGAAAAACAAATTACACCTGATGAAGTGCTAAAAGACTTAGCAGAAGCTAGCAAGACTGAATCAGATGAAGCAGAACCAGGTAAATATGGTGCTAACTATGCACCTCAAGAAGTTACAAATAAAAAACCTGCTCCAGAAGCTACATTAGTTCGTAATGAAAAAGGTGAAGTAATCGGAGTTGAACCAGGAAAAAATGGTGGAATTGATGCTGATGCTCAAGATAAAATCAACAAACGTTTAGATGAAGAAAAAACAGATGTTAAAGATGCAGAAGAAAGATTAACTGCAGCTAAACATGATGAAAAAGAAGCTGAAAGCAACAGAGAAGAAGCTAAAGCAAAAGTTGAATCAGCTAAAGAAAATGTGAAAGCAGCTCAAGAAGAATTAGCTGCTGCAAAAGAAGCTAAAGATGAAACAGCAATAAAAGAAGCAGAAGCAACTTTAAAACAAGCAGAAAAAGAAGCAGAAGAAGCTAAAGCTGCATTAGAACAAGCAGATGAAGATTATTATTCATATGTTGCAGACCGTGAAGCGGAAGAAGTTCGTGTATTACGTCGTCAAATTGAAAAAGATAAAGCTGATGGAAAAGACACTAAAGCATTAGAAGAAGAACTTGATATTGCTTTAAATGGTGTAAAACCACTTGTACAACCAGAACTTCCTCTTTATGTTGAATCAGAGCAACCTAAACAAGAGCAGCCTAAATTACCAAATAATGGTGGCCCTTACCCAGGTGATCGTTATATTATTAACAAATCAGCGGGGACTAAGGCTACAACACCTGCAGAGGCTCCAGCTGCAACACCAGCTGCTCCTGGAACAGATGCTTCAGCTACAACACCTGCAGAGGCTCCAGCTGCAACACCAGCTGCTCCTGGAACAGATGCTTCAGCTACATCAACAGCAGAAACACCAGCAACTCCTGCGGTTGCACCAACTGTAGCAGGTACTAATAAAGATAATACATATCAAGCTCCAGCTGCGAAAGCAGAAGATAAGAAAGAACTTCCTAACACTGGTGGTAAAGATAATGTTGCAGTTGCCTCATTAGGATTCCTTGGATTGCTCCTTGGTGCCCTTCCATTTGTGAAACGCAAAAACTAA
- a CDS encoding Rpn family recombination-promoting nuclease/putative transposase: MILRHPSISPTNDLVAKKIFSNPEITCQFIRDMLDLPAKNVTILEGSNIHVLPSLPYSAQDFYTSIDVLAELENETQVIIEIQVHHQNFFINRLWAYLCSQVNQNLEKIRQQEGNTHQSYKHIAPVYAIAIVDSNYFSDDLAFHSFSMREDTTGEVLTITNNGQENHLVKMAFLELKKYRETSKDKVRKPWLEFFGNKPFTQQPERAISQADQLLDYKSWSEEDRKMFSEQRRREEQALLAQNYALEQAEEKGLERGKIFTFLDLVRQHVLTSEFASEQLEITVSEFEELLKEHHK, from the coding sequence ATGATTCTAAGACATCCGAGCATCAGCCCAACCAATGACTTGGTAGCTAAGAAAATATTTAGCAATCCAGAAATCACTTGTCAATTTATTCGCGATATGCTGGACTTGCCAGCAAAAAATGTGACGATTTTGGAGGGAAGCAATATTCACGTATTGCCTTCCCTGCCTTACTCGGCCCAAGATTTCTATACCAGTATAGACGTTTTGGCTGAACTAGAAAATGAAACGCAGGTAATTATTGAAATTCAGGTGCATCATCAGAATTTTTTCATTAATCGTTTATGGGCTTACCTGTGCAGTCAGGTCAATCAAAACCTAGAAAAAATCCGTCAGCAAGAGGGCAACACTCACCAGAGCTACAAACACATCGCACCAGTATACGCTATCGCCATTGTAGATAGCAATTATTTCTCAGATGATTTGGCTTTTCATAGCTTTAGTATGCGCGAGGACACAACAGGTGAGGTTTTAACAATTACAAACAACGGTCAGGAAAACCATCTGGTCAAGATGGCATTCTTGGAACTAAAAAAATACAGAGAAACCAGCAAAGACAAGGTTCGCAAGCCATGGTTGGAGTTTTTCGGGAACAAACCCTTTACCCAGCAACCTGAGCGAGCCATCAGTCAGGCAGATCAACTGCTAGACTACAAAAGCTGGTCCGAGGAGGACAGGAAAATGTTTAGTGAACAACGCAGACGCGAAGAACAAGCCTTGTTAGCACAGAACTATGCTTTGGAACAAGCTGAAGAAAAAGGCCTAGAGCGTGGGAAAATATTTACCTTTCTTGATTTAGTGCGCCAACATGTTTTAACTTCCGAATTTGCTAGTGAGCAGTTGGAAATAACTGTCTCTGAATTTGAAGAACTATTGAAAGAGCATCACAAATAA